A single region of the Kryptolebias marmoratus isolate JLee-2015 linkage group LG10, ASM164957v2, whole genome shotgun sequence genome encodes:
- the esr2b gene encoding estrogen receptor 2b isoform X1, translating to MASSPGLNAEPLPMLQLQEAYSSKPSERPTSPGLLPTMYSPPLGIDSHTVCIPSPYTDSSHDYNHGHGPLTFYGPSVLSYSRPPITDSPTSLCPPRSPSAFWSSHSHHNVPSLTLHCTQPLVYSEPGPHPAWLNPKAHSINPNSSVISCNKLLGKKPDEGVEGVKSSSCSSAAGKADMHFCDVCHDYASGYHYGVWSCEGCKAFFKRSIQGHNDYICPATNQCTIDKNRRKSCQACRLRKCYEVGMMKCGVRRERCSYRGARHRRGGLQPRGLVRIGIGSRAQRLPPIELPFSSLVPVTQPNHQSTMSPEEFISRIMEAEPPEIYLMEDLKKPFTEASMMMSLTNLADKELVLMISWAKKIPGFVELSLADQIHLLKCCWLEILMLGLMWRSVDHPGKLIFSPDFKLSREEGQCVEGIMEIFDMLLAATSRFRELKLQREEYVCLKAMILLNSNLSTSSPQTTEELESRNKLLRLLDSVIDALVWAISKLGLSTQQQTLRLGHLAMLLSHIRHVSNKGMDHLSNMKRKNVVLVYNLLLEMLDANTSSSSSSQTASSSPSSDTYSDGLQYPPPSFHLQPGSDIVTPHPSTNSFHEPPQEPAKDRTVGGTFPSTPSPQTLVGSQIDSDDYIPAEHWSLDAEDGGSSVEPVSYIISDRVVMETTLEG from the exons ATGGCATCGTCTCCTGGGCTGAATGCTGAACCATTACCCATGCTTCAGCTCCAGGAAGCATACTCCAGTAAACCTTCAGAGAGGCCAACCTCTCCAGGACTCCTGCCCACCATGTATAGTCCTCCCCTGGGGATAGACAGCCACACAGTCTGCATTCCCTCTCCATACACGGACAGTAGCCATGACTACAACCACGGACACGGACCCTTGACCTTCTATGGTCCATCTGTGCTGAGCTACTCCAGGCCCCCCATCACTGACAGTCCAACATCCCTGTGTCCCCCTCGAAGCCCCTCGGCCTTTTGGTCCTCACATAGCCACCACAACGTACCATCTCTGACTCTGCACTGCACGCAGCCTCTGGTCTACAGCGAGCCAGGACCACATCCAGCCTGGCTCAACCCCAAAGCGCACAGCATCAACCCCAACAG ctctgTCATCAGCTGTAATAAGCTGCTAGGAAAGAAACCTGACGAAGGAGTGGAAGGAGTGAAGTCCTCCTCGTGCTCATCGGCTGCAGGGAAAGCAGACATGCACTTCTGTGACGTGTGTCACGACTACGCCTCCGGGTACCACTACGGCGTGTGGTCGTGTGAGGGCTGCAAGGCTTTCTTCAAGAGGAGTATCCAAG gacACAATGACTACATTTGCCCTGCCACAAATCAATGCACAATCGACAAGAACCGAAGGAAAAGTTGCCAGGCCTGCAGACTGCGTAAATGCTACGAAGTGGGAATGATGAAGTGTG GTGTGAGGCGTGAACGCTGCAGCTATCGAGGAGCCCGGCACCGTCGCGGAGGCCTCCAGCCTCGGGGTTTGGTAAGGATTGGAATTGGCTCCCGGGCACAGCGCCTCCCCCCCATAGAGCTTCCGTTCTCCTCGCTCGTCCCCGTGACTCAGCCGAACCACCAGTCGACCATGAGTCCGGAGGAGTTCATTTCCCGCATTATGGAGGCGGAGCCCCCAGAGATCTACCTGATGGAGGACCTGAAGAAGCCCTTCACAGAGGCCAGCATGATGATGTCTCTAACCAACCTGGCAGACAAGGAGCTGGTGCTCATGATCAGCTGGGCTAAAAAGATCCCAG GTTTTGTAGAGTTGAGTCTAGCCGACCAAATCCACCTGCTGAAATGCTGCTGGCTGGAGATCCTGATGCTGGGCCTGATGTGGAGGTCGGTGGATCATCCTGGGAAACTCATCTTCTCTCCAGACTTTAAACTCAGCAG GGAGGAGGGACAGTGTGTGGAGGGCATCATGGAGATTTTCGACATGCTGCTGGCAGCCACTTCTCGCTTTCGTGAGCTCAAGCTGCAGAGGGAGGAGTACGTCTGTCTGAAGGCCATGATACTCCTCAACTCCA ATCTGAGCACGAGTTCTCCACAAACcacagaggagctggagagccgGAACAAGCTGCTGCGGCTCCTGGACTCTGTGATTGATGCGCTGGTCTGGGCCATTTCCAAACTGGGACTGTCGACGCAGCAGCAAACCCTGCGCCTGGGCCACCTCGCCATGCTGCTGTCTCACATCCGCCACGTCAG TAACAAAGGGATGGACCACTTGTCAAACATGAAGAGAAAGAACGTAGTTCTGGTTTACAACCTCCTCTTGGAGATGCTGGATGCCAACACATCAAGCAGCAGTAGCAGTCAAACTGCCTCATCCTCACCAAGCTCTGATACGTACTCGGATGGGCTGCAGTATCCCCCACCTTCGTTTCATCTGCAGCCCGGCTCAGACATCGTCACCCCTCACCCCAGCACTAACAGCTTTCATGAGCCTCCACAGGAACCAGCTAAAGACCGGACCGTGGGTGGGACCTTCCCATCCACGCCTTCACCACAGACTTTAGTTGGGTCTCAAATAGACAGCGATGA CTACATCCCAGCAGAGCACTGGTCCCTGGATGCGGAGGATGGGGGTTCATCAGTGGAGCCAGTTAGTTACATCATCTCTGATCGTGTTGTCATGGAAACGACTTTAGAGGGGTGA
- the esr2b gene encoding estrogen receptor 2b (The RefSeq protein has 3 substitutions compared to this genomic sequence) — translation MASSPGLNAEPLPMLQLQEAYSSKPSERPTSPGLLPTMYSPPLGIDSHTVCIPSPYTDSSHDYNHGHGPLTFYGPSVLSYSRPPITDSPTSLCPPRSPSAFWSSHSHHNVPSLTLHCTQPLVYSEPGPHPAWLNPKAHSINPNSSVISCNRLLGKKPDEGVEGVKSSSCSSAAGKADMHFCDVCHDYASGYHYGVWSCEGCKAFFKRSIQRHNDYICPATNQCTIDKNRRKSCQACRLRKCYEVGMMKCGVRRERCSYRGARHRRGGLQPRGLVRIGIGSRAQRLPPIELPFSSLVPVTQPNHQSTMSPEEFISRIMEAEPPEIYLMDDLKKPFTEASMMMSLTNLADKELVLMISWAKKIPGFVELSLADQIHLLKCCWLEILMLGLMWRSVDHPGKLIFSPDFKLSREEGQCVEGIMEIFDMLLAATSRFRELKLQREEYVCLKAMILLNSNLSTSSPQTTEELESRNKLLRLLDSVIDALVWAISKLGLSTQQQTLRLGHLAMLLSHIRHVSNKGMDHLSNMKRKNVVLVYNLLLEMLDANTSSSSSSQTASSSPSSDTYSDGLQYPPPSFHLQPGSDIVTPHPSTNSFHEPPQEPAKDRTVGGTFPSTPSPQTLVGSQIDSDDYIPAEHWSLDAEDGGSSVEPVSYIISDRVVMETTLEG, via the exons ATGGCATCGTCTCCTGGGCTGAATGCTGAACCATTACCCATGCTTCAGCTCCAGGAAGCATACTCCAGTAAACCTTCAGAGAGGCCAACCTCTCCAGGACTCCTGCCCACCATGTATAGTCCTCCCCTGGGGATAGACAGCCACACAGTCTGCATTCCCTCTCCATACACGGACAGTAGCCATGACTACAACCACGGACACGGACCCTTGACCTTCTATGGTCCATCTGTGCTGAGCTACTCCAGGCCCCCCATCACTGACAGTCCAACATCCCTGTGTCCCCCTCGAAGCCCCTCGGCCTTTTGGTCCTCACATAGCCACCACAACGTACCATCTCTGACTCTGCACTGCACGCAGCCTCTGGTCTACAGCGAGCCAGGACCACATCCAGCCTGGCTCAACCCCAAAGCGCACAGCATCAACCCCAACAG ctctgTCATCAGCTGTAATAAGCTGCTAGGAAAGAAACCTGACGAAGGAGTGGAAGGAGTGAAGTCCTCCTCGTGCTCATCGGCTGCAGGGAAAGCAGACATGCACTTCTGTGACGTGTGTCACGACTACGCCTCCGGGTACCACTACGGCGTGTGGTCGTGTGAGGGCTGCAAGGCTTTCTTCAAGAGGAGTATCCAAG gacACAATGACTACATTTGCCCTGCCACAAATCAATGCACAATCGACAAGAACCGAAGGAAAAGTTGCCAGGCCTGCAGACTGCGTAAATGCTACGAAGTGGGAATGATGAAGTGTG GTGTGAGGCGTGAACGCTGCAGCTATCGAGGAGCCCGGCACCGTCGCGGAGGCCTCCAGCCTCGGGGTTTGGTAAGGATTGGAATTGGCTCCCGGGCACAGCGCCTCCCCCCCATAGAGCTTCCGTTCTCCTCGCTCGTCCCCGTGACTCAGCCGAACCACCAGTCGACCATGAGTCCGGAGGAGTTCATTTCCCGCATTATGGAGGCGGAGCCCCCAGAGATCTACCTGATGGAGGACCTGAAGAAGCCCTTCACAGAGGCCAGCATGATGATGTCTCTAACCAACCTGGCAGACAAGGAGCTGGTGCTCATGATCAGCTGGGCTAAAAAGATCCCAG GTTTTGTAGAGTTGAGTCTAGCCGACCAAATCCACCTGCTGAAATGCTGCTGGCTGGAGATCCTGATGCTGGGCCTGATGTGGAGGTCGGTGGATCATCCTGGGAAACTCATCTTCTCTCCAGACTTTAAACTCAGCAG GGAGGAGGGACAGTGTGTGGAGGGCATCATGGAGATTTTCGACATGCTGCTGGCAGCCACTTCTCGCTTTCGTGAGCTCAAGCTGCAGAGGGAGGAGTACGTCTGTCTGAAGGCCATGATACTCCTCAACTCCA ATCTGAGCACGAGTTCTCCACAAACcacagaggagctggagagccgGAACAAGCTGCTGCGGCTCCTGGACTCTGTGATTGATGCGCTGGTCTGGGCCATTTCCAAACTGGGACTGTCGACGCAGCAGCAAACCCTGCGCCTGGGCCACCTCGCCATGCTGCTGTCTCACATCCGCCACGTCAG TAACAAAGGGATGGACCACTTGTCAAACATGAAGAGAAAGAACGTAGTTCTGGTTTACAACCTCCTCTTGGAGATGCTGGATGCCAACACATCAAGCAGCAGTAGCAGTCAAACTGCCTCATCCTCACCAAGCTCTGATACGTACTCGGATGGGCTGCAGTATCCCCCACCTTCGTTTCATCTGCAGCCCGGCTCAGACATCGTCACCCCTCACCCCAGCACTAACAGCTTTCATGAGCCTCCACAGGAACCAGCTAAAGACCGGACCGTGGGTGGGACCTTCCCATCCACGCCTTCACCACAGACTTTAGTTGGGTCTCAAATAGACAGCGATGA CTACATCCCAGCAGAGCACTGGTCCCTGGATGCGGAGGATGGGGGTTCATCAGTGGAGCCAGTTAGTTACATCATCTCTGATCGTGTTGTCATGGAAACGACTTTAGAGGGGTGA